The nucleotide sequence tatatatatatacaaataaataaataaatatatatatatatatatgtacatatgtaTGCATGTAAGTGAATTTAAATTACAttttcatgcatgcatgcactCCAAGAACTACTATAAAGTTCTATGTTTTAATTTCGGAACCTAACAACTCATATTTGAGAATTGTTTTGTATTGAAgatttaaatgaaaatacacttAGCTACTTGCTAATGAATGCTGCTTATATAATTATTacgttctttctttttaattttgacTCTTGTTTATAATGTTTTAAAATAGGTTTTTGGTTTATATAGTTTTTCATTGTGGTTCGGACTGAAATGTGTTGATAATTAGGAAGGAAAAGATCATTAATGAATATAAGCCAAATGgcctatattattttattaaaaataaaataaaagtaaaggaaGAACAAGGAAtactaattaaaattaattagtaGGTAATGaagtaaatatattattattatatatatacctagAAGTTAGAACACACCGCAGCCTGTTAGTGCCAAATGCTAGGAGACAAATATTCGGTGCTGTATATTTCGTAAATGCAAACAAACTCGGGAATTGAAAGATTTCTGTAATATTAAACACAATTTCGCACTGCATTTGTTTGACTAAGATGACAACTTAACCTctttgtgtgtgagagagagagagagagagagagagaagaggacAACCTAACCTAAATTCTAGAACACTGAACACCATCATGCATAACATATAAaacattttaataaaaaaaaaacataaaatagtaGAATGTATTTGGTAATTAATATTAGTTTCAAATTAGTATATCTTGGTTCCAAGTGGTTTAAACTTTATACAATTATACACCAATAATTCCCATAACATTCAATATTAATTTGTTTCTCACTGGTATGATGAGTTTGTTCTATTGTGTTTTTAAGTTTCTTATGGTTGGTTTCATTGAGCATTAGAGACTGATTGTCCATGTACATTATATATTATTCTACAGCTTTGGTGtttagatatatcatatatatatgagcatatatatgtaagtataaAAGCATTGCTTTTATGGCAATAAACATTAATTTTTGAATGCCTAACTAGCTGAAGAACAAAGCAAAAAAGTACAAAAACATTGTTTACTATACTTTTGAAGTAATCTTTATTGATCTTCCTATGACTAACTAGACACTAACATACAATGAGAACTATGAGAAAATTGGGCTTTATGGGATTCTCTGAACCAAAAAAGTGCCAAAAGACAGAAGCCAAAACAAGGTGACATAATTAAGAAAATCCAAGTTGTTTCAAACTTTTGGGTTTTGGCTGGTCATGAGTTGTCTCAATTTGGTGGCTTTTGTTTGTGTTCCCACCACAACTTTCGTGATAGTCAACCTAACTCCTAGTATCTCTGTCAGAGTAGCTGCTTTCTTTGATCACAACCCTCCAATCCAGATCAAACAATGTGAACTTTGACTTTCACTTCCTTCAATCAATCTTATTAGTATTACATCAAAAATTTGTCAGTAATCTTATGTTTTTTAGCAGATAGATACTTGGGTTACTCACATGTCCTGGTCCTTCTGTagagttagactattaagactACTAACAAcataacaaaacacaaaacctttCAAATAAACCCATAAATTATTAATAGAAGCAAGTGCACAAACTTTactgaaaaacacaaaaaaaacaaaaaaaaaccctatctatctatctatctatgcatcattaactaattaatttaaCACTTTTTCACGTTCAAAATTGGAGCAACTCACTACTTGTCTGCTCTCCGACCAAAActttggacttttttttttctatgcactAAAAACAGggcaaaaaacaaaacagatcAAATCAGCACAATCCAATAAACAAATACCTGATTCTGTAACACTTTGATCATCTCAGTAAACAAAAACACAGAAGATAAGTACAAACAAAAGGttataaaacttaaaagtattCATCTTTTGTAATATATATTTGCACACGAACTCTGCAACTTTTGAGTGCAGAACCATTTCAGAGAGAAAGTTCCAGAGAGAGATTCACAGGGATGGATCATGAAGGAATGTCAGGCTTTTGCTTTAAACCAGCTGGAAATGTTCGTGATGGTGGTGGTAATGGTTGTTCTGGAACAAAGTGTGGGCGGTGGAATCCGACAACTGAACAGGTTCAAGTTCTGACTGACTTGTTCCGAGCAGGACTCCGTACGCCGAGTACTGATCAGATACAAAAGATCTCCACTCAGCTTAGCTTTTACGGAAAGATTGAAAGCAAGAATGTGTTTTATTGGTTTCAGAACCATAAAGCCAGAGAAAGACAGAAGCGTCGCAGAGTTTCTGTCGATGATGATGACATAACTTTGATCCTTCGAGATCATGACAGGTTCTCCTCTTCAAAACGTAAGTTTCACCATCTCCCAACAGTTaacattttctcttttttctttatcaaaAAAGGGTTGAAATTCATGAATGAAAGCAGAATCTATAGATTTAAAGTTATTTTTGGCTTCTCTGAGACAATTTATTAATTGGTTGTATTGTTAGTTTTGCAGATTTTGTAGAGATAAATCATCATGTCTACGACCAGCCGGAGAGAGCGATTGAGACGCTTCAACTTTTCCCAATAAGCTCATTTGATGAGAGGGAGGCAGAGAAGCTGATGAGATTTCATGGCAATGAATCTTGCAAGGGAGATATGGGTTTTCCTTACACTAAATTTGGATCAACAGAACATCCACCATTGGATCTACGATTAAGCTTTCTGTAGACcctaaaaaaaaacccatcaagTCAAGCGTCGAATCTAAAGAGATTATTTCTTTATGGTTCGATGATGATTTTGGGTAAATTAGAGGGAAGAAAGGGAAAAATGAAGGTTTGTCGTTTAAAATATATGTAGTGGAAAATGGGGGGCTCTGCATGATCATAGAAGGAACGTTAATTAGTTTTATCTCTCTGAGTTTTAGTATGTtggattgtattttttttaacatgaaaTGCTTTGGAATATGGAATATCACTTCTTCTCATAAGAAATGTCTTGTTGAAGGAAGTGCATAAAAATACTGGAAGGAAGCTCGTCTTGGGTTCTGCTTCCATCTTTGAATCTCATGTGTAATTCGTCTTTCACACATACGCTGATACGCCTATTGTGTCTTTACACAACAAGCTACCAAACGACAACGTTTTTTCCCATAAATTTATGAATTATGTTAAGGCTAATGACATTATTTCACTATATTTTTAAGAGAAATCCTAACTTCCGCCCAACTTCATTAATGATATTAGAAAATAGAGAGGTCAATTAACAACATCAATTAAACGCAAGGGCTCTCCTTAAAATTTTactaaggggaaaaaaacagtATTTGCACTACCATCTGCATCAAGCACCTTCAATTCCTATTAAAACGAAACTCAGTTACCAATAAACACAGCTCAGAAGTAGAACAAAAATCAGCCCTATCCATGGCCTAAAAATTTGTTCCAGGCCCAATCATTCGGAACACGGGCTTTACCCACCTGATGACAAGGTCCTTGGTCGgcccaattccaaagcagttgaaaaaacataaaaacagaaaagaagaagaagaagaaaaaaaaaaaaagactataGTTCTCGCAGAAGACACAATATGATTTCGGAAATTTTTGCTTCAGCTGATTAACAAATTATAAGAGAAAGCAGAAGACGCAAATCCAGTTGCTCTACCTGCGGCGGCTGGAAGCTAAGGATACGTATAGATTTGGCATGTGTTTTCTGCTAGAGGTCAATCTTCTCAGAAATTACAGGAACACGAGTTGTGGTCTCTCAGTTCTCGCAGCCTATTAAGATTTCCTTATGCCTCTAGAAGCTTAAGCATTGAATAATATGTTTTGCACATTGAATAATATGTTTTGGAGAATTGATAAATGTTTCATTGATATGATTCGTGTATAAATATACATTAGTGTATATAAGTGTAAACTAACTCCTGGATACAAGGAGAATCTGAAATacaaagtttaaaaaaaattacaaattcaaACATATTTAAATCTAAACTAAATCCTAAGAGCAATCACAATAGTTTCCTTATCTCTATCCCTACTCTACAGTGCTATTGAGATAGGATTCCTTCTAAGATAGAAGCCCGCCCTTGAGATGATAGAAGTCCTTTGTCTGTTACTGAAATCATCAGAGCCAAAGGGCAACAAACAGACACCAAAATACATACAAATTACAAAAGCAATAGAGTTCTTGGGAAACCGACCTCTCCTCATTCTCTTCAATAAAAACACAAGCTCATTTGGAAAACTAGTCAAGTATTAGCATCTCAATTCTCTAAAGCCACCCAATACTAGCGAAATTTCAATGCGATAAAACTGAATAATCCAGGATATCACCACCCAAAACATAGAGAATCATTTCAAGCCTTTACTCATCCAATCGAATCCAAATCTCATCACAGAAGCCCATCTAAGCTTGCCATTGGCGAAGTGAAGCTCTTCAATTAAAGATAATTCTATCATTCCTAGCACACAAGCAGCTGTAGGTCTTGCCACATAACTTCTTTTTCAActctttcaaattttgaaattgttgagAAGCAACAAAAGCCCAATCCAAACCAGAAATCATTCGCAGATTATTCAACTCCCACTAATTGATAGAGATAATATCAAAGAGAGCAAATCTGGTGATGGAGATAATACAGGAAGTTAATACAGGACATTAACTTCCCTCTTTATATCTGATATCACAACAGTTTCGGGTCAACTATAGTGTTGTTACCTTTTGCAATTATTTCTTGTAAATTAGTGATCTCGTTTCCTAATATGTAAAGGAGACAGTTCACATGTTCATGTATTTAACTCATGATATACGTCTAATACAACATAGTGATTTTCACACAAAAACCTTCTATTtgtttatggtatcggagctttacTGTCTTGAACAGTTGACATTTTTTTGAGTTCTTCATCTCTTCCATTCTCCTCTTCATCATGTCTAATCCTCCATCATCAAACTCCACACCAGAAACTTCTCAAATAAATCCTGTTACTATCACCTCAAACATGGCCCTACATGGTTCTGCTACATCCCTTCCTGGGAATCTCATCTCACTAATTCTTCAtcacaaatacctttcaaaCTCAACAAAGATGGTGGAAATTATGCCTCCTGAAAATCGCAAATGACCAATCTTTTGTTTGGATATGGTCTTCTTGGATAAGTCGATGGATCTCTGGTGTGTCCAGCATCGACTGGACCTGATCATCAACTCTGGCTCAGACAAGACCGGTTGATACTGCTTGGTATGCAAGCCACAGTACATAGCACAATCGGACCTACCATTGATGGCTGCAAAAGTTCTGCAGACGCTTGGAATAAACTCAAATCAAGTTATGCAAACAGGTCTAACACTAGAATGTTAACTCTTCTCTCTACACTCATGAGtacaaagaaggaaagaaaaactgTTGCCGAGTATATGAATCGCATCAAAGGACTTGTTGAAGACTTGTCTCAAATCGGTCACAAATTGACTGATGCTGAAATAATTGCCCACACTCTCAATGGGCTTGGTGATGAATATAAGGAACTAACAGCTGCTGTTAGAATTCGTGACACTCCAATCCTCTTTGAAGATTTGTATGACAAAATGCTAGATGAGGAGCTTGTCAAGAAACCCTCCCACACTGCCCCTGTAGAGTCCTCCATCACTGCTAATCTCTTCTCTAAACGAGGAGGAAGACACTATAGAGGAGGCCGACACAATCGTGGGGGATATAATGGTTATCATCAAGGAGGTCGCAATCAACACGTTTCTAGCCATCCCAATGGCTCTCGGGATAATCTCTCACACGGTAATCCTGGTAATTCTTCCTATTTTGGTACTCCTGCTAATCCAAACTATTCTTCATGGCGTCCACACAGTTATAATACTCCACCAAGGGTGATATGCCAACTATGTGATAAACCGGGCCACAATGCCAAGACACGCAGATCCAAACCCAAGCCTTCGGATCATTTTAATTGGGAGCCGCAGGTTAATTATGTTGGGAATGACTTGGGCTCTTCGTCATCCTCTTGGGTGTTTGACTCTGGCGCAACTCATCATGTCACGTCCGATCTTCAGAACCTAAACATGCAAACTACCTATACTGGGGATGATAATGTCACGGTTGGCAATGGTAACAGTGTTCATATTTCTCATACTGGTTCTTCTTTACTTCACTCACCCACAAGCACATTTACATTCAATAATGTTCTGTGTGCCCCTTCTATTAAAAAGaatctcatctctctctctcagttttGTAGGCAAAATCATACATCTGTTGAATTTTATCCTAACCGTTTTCTTGTGAAGGATTTGAGCACGACGACATCCTTGGTGCAAGGCCGAAGTAAGAACAACTTGTATGAATGGCCTAGTCATCACTCCTCTTCCTCATCTTTCCATCCGTCTATCAATCTTGCTACGACATCTCAACTCTTTCATCAACGTCTTGGTCACCCGTCTGTCTCTGCTCAAAAGAAGTTAATTGTTTCTCAATTAATTCCTTCTTCAGacttaatttcttcttcttgcaaTTCATGTCTTTGTAATAAGAGCCATAAACTCCCATTGAAGTCCTCATCTGTTAAGTGTGTTGCACCCTTTGAATTAATttattcggatgtttggggacctgctcCAGTTCCTTCATTTGGTGGTTTACATTATTATGTTGTGTTTGTCGATTACTTCACCAAATACACATGATTGTATCCTCTCAAATTGAAATCTAATGTTACCATTGTTTTTGCTCAATTCAAaacattaattgaaaatttcttCACTACTTCCATCAAAACGGTTTATACCGATGGTGGTGGTGAATTTCAGGGTCTCTCACATCTTCTAAAAACACATGGCATATAACATCTTACATCTCCACCCTATACTCCAGAACATGTGGGATCTATCGAAAGGAAGCATCGCCACATTGTTGAAACGGGACTCACTCTTCTTCACCAAGCTTCGGTCCCCTCTCATTTTTGGCCTTTTGCCTTTCAAACAGCAACCTATCTAATAAATCGAATGCCAAGCTCTGCAATACACTTTGATACACCATACCACAAACTTTTTCAATTTCATCCGAACTATGGCAATCTTCGTATTTTCGGATGTCTATGCTATCCTTGGCTTCGTCCCTACAATAATCATAAACTTGAACCTCGCTCGAACCCGTGTGTCTTTCTTGGCTATTCAATATCTCATCATGCATATCAATGTTATGATCCATCTCGGAACAAAGTTTACATTTCACGACATGTCATTTTCATTGAAAATACCTTCCCATATCACTCAATCacatcacctccaccttctgtTCCAACTTCAACTCTCATTCCTGATTCATCACACTTCTCTCCTACAACTTCGCCTTCAACAACGATAGCTTCTCCTACTTTTATTCCTACTATTCCTCAACCTCCTGTACCATCCACATATATCTCCTCCGCTCCATCAACCTCACATGATTTGTCCATTCATACAGGTTCATCATCCTCAAGCCAAGATGCTGCCAGCTTGGATCATTCTCAGATAAACCCTCCTTCTATGGTATCTACACCCATCATTTCATCTCTACCAACACCTTCACCTACCAACTCATCCTTACCATTATCTACAGCTCCACCTGATCCCACCTCCACACATCCCATGGTCACTCGTTCTAAACGAAATGTCTTCAAACCCAAGCAACCTTACACACTTACATCATCTCTTACCACCAAAAGCCCACTTATCCCATTTGAACCCTCGACTTACAAGCAAGCAGCTAAATATCCTCAATGGTGTAATGCCATGGAGGATGAATATCAAGCACTTATCCGTAATAACACTTGGTCTCTAGTCCCCCCACAGCCCACACAGAATATTATTGGTAGTAAATGGGTCTATAAAGTAAAGAAGAACCCAGATGGAACCATTGCCCGCTACAAAGCTCGTCTTGTAGCCAAGGGCTTCCATCAACGCCCGGGCATTGATTTCAATGAAACTTTTAGCCCGGTTGTTAAGCCAGCCACCATACGTTTAATCCTCAGTCTAGCGGTAACACATGGTTGGGTTTTAAAGCAATTGGATGTTAACAATGCCTTTTTACAGGGAACTCTGTCTCATGATGTTTATATGCAGCAACCACAGGGTTTCACTAGTTCTCAATTCCCACattatggctgcaagttgcACAAGGCAATCTATGGCCTCAAGCAGGCACCGCGTGCTTGGTACAATGAGCTTCGTCTGTTCTTACTCTCAAATGGTTTCCGGAATTCCCAATGTGATACTTCACTTTTTATATGTCATGGGACTCACTATATTTTGTACCTTCTAGTCTACGTGGATGATATCATTCTAACAGGTACTAGCATTCAAGCCATTAAGGAGGTCACCGTGACACTTGCCACTCGGTTTAGTCTCAAAGAACTGGGTGATCTTCACTACTTCTTGGGTGTTGAGGTGCATCGTACTGGTCGAGGCTTatttctcaatcaacaaaaatatGTTTTGGATCTTCTGGACAAAACAAATATGCAACAATCCAAGGCAGTCTCCATCCCAATGTCGTCCACTGATACTTTATGTCTCTCGGATGGTTCTCCTTCTCATGATCCTACTGAGTTTCGCAGGGTCCTTGGATCACTACAGTATTTGCCTCTTACCAGACCGGACTTATCATTTGCAGTCAACAAGCTGGCCCGCTTTATGCACAAACCAACGGCCTGTCATTGGTTGGCTGTTAAACGCATTTTGCGCTACTTAAAGGGTACTTCTCActatggcttttttttttccgccAACAATTCTAGAGTACTTCAGGCCCTTGCAGATGCGGATTGGGGTGGTGATCCCGACTCGTTTATGTCCACTTCTGCCTATGTTGTCTATCTCGGTACTCACCCTATAAGCTGGAGTTCCAAGAAACAATCCACTATTGCTCGATCTTCGACTGAAGCTGAGTATCGAGCAATAGCCACAGCTACTGCTGAGGTAAATTGGCTCATGTATCTCCTCACTGAGCTTCGCTTTCCACTTCTGGTCTCTCCCATTATTTATTGTGACAATGTCGGGGCCACGTATCTTTGTTCCAATCCAGTGTTTCATTCTCGGATGAAGCACATAGCAATGGACTTCCATTTTGTTCGCAATCAAGTTGCCAAGAAGAGTCTGCGTGTTTCTCATGTTCATTCTGCAGATCAACTCGCCGACTCGCTTACCAAACCTCTGTCGCAGCATCTGTTTTTACATCATCGATCCAAGCTTCGAGTCCTCCCTGGATCCGTGCGCTTGCGGGGGCATGATAGAGATAATATCAAAGAGAGCAAATCTGGTGATGGAGATAATACAGGAAGTTAATACA is from Tripterygium wilfordii isolate XIE 37 chromosome 14, ASM1340144v1, whole genome shotgun sequence and encodes:
- the LOC120015792 gene encoding WUSCHEL-related homeobox 7-like, which codes for MDHEGMSGFCFKPAGNVRDGGGNGCSGTKCGRWNPTTEQVQVLTDLFRAGLRTPSTDQIQKISTQLSFYGKIESKNVFYWFQNHKARERQKRRRVSVDDDDITLILRDHDRFSSSKHFVEINHHVYDQPERAIETLQLFPISSFDEREAEKLMRFHGNESCKGDMGFPYTKFGSTEHPPLDLRLSFL